The proteins below come from a single Periophthalmus magnuspinnatus isolate fPerMag1 chromosome 7, fPerMag1.2.pri, whole genome shotgun sequence genomic window:
- the asxl1 gene encoding putative Polycomb group protein ASXL1: MKDKQKRKKERTWAEAARLVLENFSDAPMTPKQILHVIQTKGLKEMSGTAPLACLVTMLHSQVRGDRVKNSIFFKLPGRMSLFTLKKNALQWTKMAEDAELQAEAGSSSSSPHEAGSAGGPSDATEQESCDSTETTVAVSGDNDASVDESSSSPLCSTETPAPVSHPQTRLSRAAQRPDAQRQPPPHAQTRLSRSRQSGRQRKKAVMMPRVVLTPLKVNGEHVSSGPMKSRRGGVDVDFETPGSILVNTNIRALINVRTFSAFPPHSQQQLLQLLPEVDRQIGADGMARLSSSALNNEFFTHASQSWKERLAEGEFTHEMQARFRQEMEKEKKVEAWKEKFFEEYHGQKLGLTHEESLQLTMTEATEVAATVLEEGVAAVASSTPKRRSVGRRRRDGRMRRRARADLRRRARRPLCKPAPVLPPTDTEVATAPAEVSEVCEPVPVPDAVVLTDPIEFPAESTPIEPEPVEPTPLPEPDPPSSPSPSPASTSANEDPEVPPSLSVEEPAAASTSSLSSSSSSSSASSPASSPSSPSDPQAFGAGLDSSSSASSAAVVADPLDDTASIVTSVTGTATSSRESSPSASPAPTPTPAPTPAPQPKEQKRRPESQDFRSFPEKRPRLNDQQSFRTTITSVCSEKPQPTTEEPKVPPIRIQLSRIKPPWVKGHPTYQICPRIVPPGQGSQRSGTGGARTLADIKARAQQARAQREAAAAVAASAEGPSQSTPGVQHSPGIHNSTSARGPERSLCAEGRAPTGTDSAGTQLQLPNVEAPPSAQPSPAPSTTSTTVSTEPSLTPSPQQDTAEEDRASSQPDGPEDKPSETTACHFKSDSEQDQPVESVPAPTEARTEGLTRTLTPTSIPDTLPRFGAQGVDVSQKLPCARSEEPAPGVIQHSSEVSPPSVTPPSVPPSAPPSSLTLSVKEEDDGAHSDSTETASDGETEGQQDRGWRSSGDSPQPNHKPVIQSHVSGRCGPTVIQHCFMNGLSQPHDSMDSLCDGPKLSEVKVEPRDRLSPPDPDIAKPRRAISSARPLSTVEANNPLVTQLLQGSLPLEKVLPSHGANRLEIRGVPAAQPASPCVEAPSGAPSVPPSGVLQQQVPVITSHPSSSSRCKPELSDFTLKDSVCPQPSQGATLDRTMQATRTMLTDPSPPHADPCPTETVPHMKPGSWAPQTPAAAVKSEGGFRPSCQDGASPALPVSITKKELLSSVDGYLSGGAMEGLLNMELALARMAKKDQHKGSGSGPLPFQLYGKLPKQGPGLSYTANVSVMDSGLSLRPLQAFSDTTEEVALKCSCRLKAMIMCQGCGAFCHDDCIGPSKLCVSCLVVR; this comes from the exons ATGAAGGACAAACAGAAACGAAAGAAGGAGAGGACCTGGGCTGAGGCAGCTCGACTG GTCCTGGAGAACTTTTCAGATGCTCCGATGACTCCCAAACAAATCCTCCACGTGATCCAGACCAAAGGACTCAAGGAGATGAG TGGCACGGCCCCTCTGGCCTGTCTGGTCACCATGCTGCACTCCCAGGTGAGAGGAGACCGCGTCAAGAACAGCATCTTCTTCAAACTGCCTGGACGCATGAGCCTGTTCACTCTCAAG AAAAATGCTCTGCAGTGGACCAAGATGGCGGAGGATGCGGAGCTCCAGGCTGAGGCAGGCAGCTCCAGCAGCAGTCCCCATGAGGCGGGCTCCGCTGGGGGCCCCTCAGATGCCACAGAGCAGGAGAGCTGCGATTCCACAGAGACCACTGTGGCAGTCAGCGGAGACAACGATG CGTCTGTGGATGAGAGCTCCTCCAGCCCCCTGTGCTCCACAGAGACCCCAGCCCCGGTCAGTCACCCCCAGACCCGACTGAGCAGAGCAGCTCAGAGACCAGACGCCCAGCGGCAGCCACCCCCCCACGCCCAGACCAGGCTGAGTCGATCCAGACAG TcagggagacagaggaagaaagcTGTCATGATGCCTCGTGTGGTCCTCACACCTCTCAAAGTCAATGGAGAACATGTGTCTTCAG GCCCCATGAAGAGTCGCAGAGGAGGTGTGGATGTGGACTTTGAGACTCCCGGCTCTATTCTGGTCAACACCAACATCAGAGCTCTGATCAATGTGAGGACCTTCTCTGCCTTCCCCCCACACTCCCAGCAGCAGCTGCTGCAGCTCCTGCCAGAGGTGGACAGACAG ATCGGAGCTGATGGAATGGCCAGACTCAGTAGTTCTGCTCTCAACAATGAGTTCTTCACCCACGCCTCACAGAGCTGGAAGGAGCGTTTGGCTGAAG GGGAGTTCACTCATGAGATGCAGGCACGCTTCCGACAAGaaatggagaaagagaaaaaggtggAGGCGTGGAAAGAGAAGTTCTTTGAGGAGTACCATGGACAAAA GCTGGGACTGACCCATGAGGAGTCCCTGCAGCTCACCATGACCGAGGCTACAGAGGTGGCTGCCACAGTGCTGGAGGAGGGCGTGGCTGCTGTGGCCTCCAGTACCCCCAAGAGACGCAGTGTGGGGCGCAGGAGGAGGGATGGGCGCATGAGGAGACGTGCCAGGGCAGACCTCAGGCGCAGGGCCCGCCGACCCCTCTGCAAACCTGCCCCTGTGCTGCCCCCTACAGACACAGAGGTGGCAACTGCACCCGCAGAGGTTTCTGAGGTGTGCGAGCCCGTTCCTGTGCCTGATGCTGTGGTACTCACAGACCCCATAGAGTTCCCTGCAGAGAGCACTCCCATAGAACCAGAGCCCGTGGAGCCCACCCCTCTGCCAGAGCCAGACCCCCCTTCCAGCCCAAGCCCCAGCCCGGCTTCTACCAGCGCCAACGAGGATCCCGAAGTGCCCCCCAGCCTGTCTGTGGAAGAGCCTGCCGCAGCCTCCACCTcatccctgtcctcctcctcttcctcatcctctgcgtcatctcctgcctcctccccttcctctccttcagATCCTCAGGCATTCGGGGCAGGACTGGACTCGTCCTCATCGGCCTCCAGTGCCGCTGTGGTGGCTGATCCTCTGGATGACACAGCTTCTATAGTCACCTCCGTGACTGGCACAGCCACCAGCAGTCGGGAGAGCAGCCCCTCAGCCAGCCCTGCACCCACCCCCACCCCAGCGCCCACCCCTGCCCCTCAGCCCAAGGAGCAGAAGAGAAGACCAGAGAGCCAGGACTTTCGCAGCTTCCCCGAGAAAAGACCCCGGCTCAATGACCAGCAGTCCTTTCGTACCACAATTACCAGTGTGTGCTCCGAGAAACCGCAGCCAACAACAGAGGAACCCAAGGTGCCGCCTATACGG attCAACTGTCCAGGATCAAACCTCcctgggtcaaaggtcatcccACCTATCAGATCTGCCCCCGGATCGTGCCCCCCGGCCAGGGCTCGCAGCGGTCGGGGACGGGGGGCGCGAGAACACTGGCAGACATCAAGGCCCGTGCCCAACAGGCCCGTGCCCAGCGAGAGGCCGCTGCTGCTGTTGCGGCCTCTGCCGAAGGACCCTCGCAGAGCACGCCTGGGGTGCAACATAGCCCTGGGATACACAATAGCACCAGCGCCCGAGGGCCAGAGCGTTCCCTGTGTGCAGAGGGACGCGCACCTACAGGCACTGATTCAGCTGGAACACAACTACAGCTTCCCAATGTAGAAGCCCCGCCCAGTGCTCAGCCCTCACCCGCCCCTTCCACTACCTCCACAACAGTGTCCACAGAGCCCTCACTCACCCCCAGCCCCCAGCAGGACACTGCAGAAGAGGACAGAGCCAGCTCTCAGCCTGACGGCCCTGAAGACAAGCCTAGCGAGACAACCGCCTGCCACTTCAAGTCTGACTCTGAGCAGGATCAGCCTGTGGAGAGTGTCCCTGCACCCACAGAGGCCCGCACAGAGGGTCTGACCCGAACTCTAACCCCCACCTCCATCCCCGACACACTGCCAAGGTTTGGGGCTCAGGGTGTGGATGTGAGCCAGAAGTTGCCGTGTGCCCGTTCAGAGGAGCCTGCCCCAGGTGTTATCCAGCATAGCTCTGAGGTCAGTCCTCCTTCTgtgacccctccctctgtcccaccCAGCGCCCCACCCTCCTCCTTGACCCTCAGTGTGAAGGAAGAGGATGACGGAGCTCATAGTGACTCCACAGAGACAGCCTCAGacggggagacagagggacagcagGACCGGGGCTGGCGATCATCAGGAGACAGTCCACAGCCTAACCACAAACCGGTCATCCAGTCCCATGTGTCTGGCCGCTGCGGGCCTACGGTCATCCAGCACTGCTTCATGAACGGCCTCTCCCAGCCACACGACTCCATGGACAGCCTCTGCGACGGGCCAAAACTCAGTGAAGTGAAGGTGGAACCCAGGGACAGACTGAGCCCTCCTGATCCAGACATTGCCAAACCCAGGAGAGCTATTAGCTCAGCTCGGCCTCTGTCCACTGTGGAGGCCAACAACCCTCTGGTGACCCAGCTCCTGCAGGGCAGCCTTCCCCTGGAGAAGGTGCTGCCGTCTCATGGAGCCAACAGACTGGAGATCAGGGGTGTGCCCGCTGCTCAGCCTGCGTCTCCCTGTGTGGAGGCCCCCTCTGGGGCCCCCTCTGTGCCCCCCTCTGGGGTCCTGCAGCAGCAGGTGCCTGTCATCACCTCTCATCCCTCAAGCTCATCCAGGTGTAAGCCTGAGCTTTCAGACTTTACTCTTAAAGACAGTGTTTGTCCTCAGCCCTCTCAGGGGGCTACTCTGGACCGAACCATGCAGGCCACTAGGACCATGCTGACCGACCCATCCCCTCCCCACGCTGACCCCTGTCCCACTGAGACTGTGCCCCACATGAAGCCAGGCTCCTGGGCTCCTCAGACCCCTGCGGCTGCTGTGAAGAGTGAGGGGGGCTTTCGGCCCTCATGTCAGGACGGGGCCTCCCCTGCCCTTCCTGTTAGTATTACCAAAAAAGAGCTGCTGAGCTCTGTGGATGGCTATCTGAGTGGGGGAGCCATGGAGGGGTTGCTCAACATGGAGCTGGCTTTGGCACGGATGGCTAAGAAGGACCAGCACAAAGGCAGTGGCTCGGGGCCCCTACCCTTCCAGCTGTACGGGAAGCTGCCCAAGCAGGGCCCCGGCCTCAGCTACACAGCCAATGTGTCAGTGATGGACAGCGGGCTGTCCCTGCGTCCCCTGCAGGCCTTCAGCGACACTACAGAGGAGGTGGCCCTTAAGTGCTCATGCCGCCTTAAAGCCATGATCATGTGCCAGGGCTGTGGAGCCTTCTGCCACGACGACTGTATCGGCCCCTCCAAACTGTGTGTATCCTGCCTGGTGGTCAGATAG
- the LOC117374156 gene encoding zinc finger protein PLAGL2-like, whose product MFNPQGHLRGPPEEGPPDERQRFHCQECGKQYNTQLGFRRHLVAAHSTAGAPLCPQTPPSLLEQLGSHTDRPPPTDGAAVVPVRERKYSCERCDRRFYTRKDVRRHAVVHTGRRDFLCPRCAQRFGRRDHLTRHLKKSHAQEPALMTPPPAASVTPVATPTPTQCPVKEEPSPRNCDMGPLPKESLDPFCRDMYSSYPMPPHGLPQGALPSGMGRHVTSQAPPLPQPGGLQQSYSSVGRYQHSSTSYPRSDVDSFLLELQSAPPPHLNSVGPSCASPQREGLTEGTELSCTTNLLGFLPFGLPPYSAHMGMGGLVMNYPPTSSSSPSSSAGLTSQASGPFFLQPTQTQVPPAAGSHNHNQLPQAYGGSGPSSALPHYYQAFQ is encoded by the coding sequence ATGTTTAACCCACAGGGCCATCTGAGGGGCCCGCCTGAGGAGGGGCCTCCAGACGAGCGCCAGCGCTTTCACTGTCAGGAGTGTGGCAAGCAATACAACACACAGCTGGGCTTTAGGAGACACCTGGTGGCAGCACACAGCACTGCAGGGGcccctctgtgtccccagaCCCCACCCTCTCTGCTGGAACAACTGGGCAGCCACACTGACCGGCCCCCTCCTACAGACGGTGCTGCTGTAGTCCCTGTCAGAGAGAGGAAGTACTCATGTGAACGCTGCGACCGGCGCTTCTATACCCGTAAAGACGTGCGGCGCCATGCAGTGGTGCACACAGGCCGAAGGGACTTCCTGTGCCCACGCTGTGCCCAGCGCTTTGGCCGTAGAGACCACCTGACCCGCCACCTGAAGAAGAGCCATGCCCAGGAGCCTGCCCTCATGACCCCGCCCCCTGCAGCTTCTGTTACTCCTGTGGCTACGCCCACCCCTACCCAGTGTCCAGTCAAGGAGGAACCTTCGCCCAGGAACTGTGACATGGGGCCCCTGCCTAAAGAGTCCCTGGACCCCTTCTGCAGGGACATGTACAGTTCATACCCCATGCCCCCCCATGGCCTCCCGCAGGGGGCGCTGCCCTCAGGAATGGGCCGTCACGTGACCTCTCAGGCACCACCCCTGCCCCAGCCAGGCGGCCTACAGCAGTCCTACAGCAGCGTGGGCAGATACCAGCACTCATCTACCTCATATCCGCGGTCCGATGTGGACAGCTTCCTGCTGGAGTTGCAGAGCGCCCCCCCTCCTCACCTCAACAGTGTGGGCCCCAGCTGCGCCTCGCCCCAGAGGGAGGGGCTGACTGAGGGTACAGAGCTGTCCTGTACCACTAACCTGCTGGGCTTCCTGCCATTCGGCCTGCCCCCCTACAGTGCTCACATGGGTATGGGAGGGTTGGTCATGAATTATCCCCCCACCAGCTCCTCGTCCCCCTCGTCCTCTGCTGGGCTCACCTCACAGGCCTCAGGGCCCTTCTTCCTGCAGCCCACTCAAACCCAAGTGCCCCCAGCGGCCGGAAGCCACAACCACAACCAGCTACCTCAGGCCTACGGGGGCTCCGGCCCCTCCAGCGCCCTACCTCACTACTACCAGGCCTTTCAGTGA